The genomic window GATTTCCGCGGCAAACTGATCGTGTTTTTCGGCAGATAGAGTAATGACTTTTGAACCCAGAAAAGTCCAAAAGGTCTCTAGCTTTTGTATTGCTTCCTTTTGAGTTTTGTCAGTTGGTGTCAGAACGGTTACGGCATCCTGGTAAAGTGTGGAAGAGGCGGAGGAAAACCCAGAGCTATCGCTTCCTGCCATGGGATGTGAGCCGCACCAGAGAACGTTCTTATCTAATTGACTAGATGCGATCTCATCAACGGAAGCCTTTGTGCTTCCGACATCAGTGACTAGGGTGCCTGCTTCAAAATAGGGGGAATATTTTTTAAGAAGTTCAGAGGTAATCTTTACCGGTGTGCAGAAAATGATGAGTTCGGCACCTGAAATAGCTTCTCTAAGAGAAGTCGTTGTCTTCAGCTCAGGCTGTGCAGTTCGGATGGAAGATAACGAGGACTCATTTCTTCCCCAAACCCTAATATCTGGAGCATCTTTTAGATTTTGTCGCCTACTATTTTCAATAACAGCGAGCGCAATAGAGCCGCCCATAAGCCCAGGCCCAATGACAGCAATGGAGGAAAATGGAAAATCATTATTCATTTATGCAGGAAACGA from Verrucomicrobiota bacterium includes these protein-coding regions:
- a CDS encoding prephenate dehydrogenase — its product is MNNDFPFSSIAVIGPGLMGGSIALAVIENSRRQNLKDAPDIRVWGRNESSLSSIRTAQPELKTTTSLREAISGAELIIFCTPVKITSELLKKYSPYFEAGTLVTDVGSTKASVDEIASSQLDKNVLWCGSHPMAGSDSSGFSSASSTLYQDAVTVLTPTDKTQKEAIQKLETFWTFLGSKVITLSAEKHDQFAAEISHFPHLLAFLVMNCTQVDAFSMLGPGFRDFTRIAASPSQMWLEILSDNKQPVIKSIDQFIVALQEAKLYLEQGNLTALGKVLEKAAQSRRALKKHHVTT